AGGGGTTTCAGAGAAAGAGGCGTTAGGCAAAATGGGTGCGGGTCCGCAAATTGTTCTTTATGATGCATCGATGGTATCCCATAAAGGCTTGCGCGACTTTATTACAGATGTGGCGGATGAACAGGAAATTCCTTATCAATATGAGGCGATGCCTGGTGGGGGAACAGATTCCGGTGCGATTCACCTGTCCCATAATGGCGTGCCAGCTTTATCAATAGGGATTGCAACGCGCTATATACATTCTCATGCTGCGATGCTTCATCGCGATGACTTCGAAAATGCTGTTAAATTGGTCGTCGAAGTGATTAAACGCTTGGATTGCGAGACTGTTGATCGGATTACCTATCAATAAAATAAAAAGAGGTTACTGTAATGAACTGCAGTAACCTCTTTTATATGCTCAGTTGTAAGTGCCCAAGCCGCTGCTTAAGTAAACGTCTTACTTCTTTAACCCACTCTCAAGCATCTGTAACATTTCAACACGATCATCCTCTGAGGCTGTTTGCCAAATTACTTCAAATAAAACGCCAAGACCAGGTAGCATCTTTTCCTCACCATTTTGAATCGCATCGACAATCGTGTCACGAAGCTCATCCTGTGAGTTCCCTGATACATTTTGTATAATAGCATGACGTAAATTTAAATTCATTTTTATTCGCTCCTTTATTATCCATTTCCATTACTACTCTAGCATTTGCGATAAAACGTTTTTTTATGTATCGTAATTAGGCTATAATATAGAAATTGAAATCGAAATTTAGAGGAGTGACCATTGTGAAGCACATTCACTCTGTTAAAAATCCACAGATAAAAGAATGGAAAAAGCTTTTAACAAAAAAAGAACGCGATAAAACGGGGACATTTTTAATTGAGGGCTTCCACCTCGTTGAGGAAGCGTTGAAAAAAGAAGGAGCCATCCTTGAGTTAATTATTCAAGTGGAAGTTGATATCCCTATGAAATGGGATGTTGGCGCAATTCCGATTACAAGTGTGACCGAGGATGTCATCAAAGTATTATGTGATACAGAGGCTCCACAAGGTGTAGTGGCAATTTGCCAACAAGAGCAAATGGATCGGACGAAAGTGTCAGGTAAAACATTCTTATTCATTGATGCTGTTCAGGATCCAGGGAATGTTGGAACGATGATTCGGACTGCAGATGCAGCGGGCATAGATGTGGTAGTCGTAGGGAAGGGCAGTGTCGACATTTATAATCCAAAGGTTTTGCGCTCGGCACAAGGTAGCCATTTTCATTTACCGATTATAACGGATGACCTTCAACCTTGGCTCGAAAAGCTCATACAAGCAGAAATACCAGGTATACGGGACAGCGCTTGAAAATGGACAGGTTTATACTGAGGTACTGCCATCAACAAGCTTTGCCTTAATTGTTGGAAACGAGGGCAGTGGCGTTAATAAAGACTTACTTGCTCAAACAACAAAGAATTTGTATATCCCAATTTTAGGTAAAAGCGAATCGTTAAATGTTGCAGTTGCATCGGGCATTTTACTTTACTACTTAAAAAAGGGCAGTTAATTTTCTAGAAACATTTGAATATGCTAGAAAAATATACTATAATTAACTGCAAATTGCATGAACAAAAAAACGATGATGGAGAAAAGTAGCTTATTGCCTGCCATTTAGGGAGAAAATGCCGTTGACTGCAAGCATTTTTATGGAATAAGGGTAAGTGAAGTTCACCTCCAGGAGTTGGCATTGGGACCAATTCATTAGTGTTTAGCCTAGGCGTCATTTTTCAGTCGCCGTTGAGCTAGTCGATTTCGCTTTTCGAATTGTAAAGATGTATCGGCCACAAGCCGTTATCGTAATGAAGCGAACAGGCTTATTTTTGCTTGTTAATAAGGGTGGTACCGCGAACCAAACCTCGTCCCTTTTTCGGGCACGGGGTTTTTTTGTGTTTGTGTTAATGTAAATTATTAATTTTTTTGCACAATGTTGATTGGAGCGGAAGGTGCGAGACTCCTGCCGGAGAAGGTGTCGCGGGAGACCCCACAGGCGCTAAAGCGCCGAGGAGGCTCCAGGACTCCCCGCTGGGTCGCTGAGCGCCTGGAGTGGAAATCAACATTCTAATTTAACACAACTTTTGTTAAAGAATGGTTTTGCTAAGAAGCAAAACGAAGTAAATAAAGGAGGAAGTACACATGCAGGAAAGATTACAGGAACTGCAAACTGAGGCTCTTGAAAAAATTGAGCAAGCTGCAAATTTGAAGGAGCTTAACGACATTCGTGTTTCATATTTAGGGAAAAAAGGTCCTATCACAGAAGTCCTTAGAGGAATGGGAAAGCTTTCTGCTGAAGAACGTCCAAAAATGGGTGCACTCGTCAATGAAGTGCGTGAGGAAATTGCAAGCAAAATCGAAGCAAAGCAACAACATTTAGAAGCAGCAGCAATCAACGAAAGACTTGCAGCTGAAACAATTGACGTTACCTTGCCTGGACGACCTGTTAAAACAGGAAATCACCATCCACTGACAAGAATTATTGAAGAAATTGAAGATTTATTCGTAGGCATGGGCTATACGATTGCCGAAGGACCAGAAGTTGAATCGGATTATTACAACTTTGAAGCATTAAATCTTCCAAAAGGACATCCAGCACGCGATATGCAAGATTCGTTCTATATTACAGAGGATATTCTGCTTCGTACCCATACGTCTCCAATGCAAGCGCGGACAATGGAAAAGAAACAAGGAAAAGGCCCTGTTAAAATTATCTGCCCTGGGAAGGTTTATCGTCGTGATAATGATGATGCGACACACTCCCATCAATTTATGCAAATTGAAGGACTTGTCGTAGACGAGAATATTCGTATGAGCGACCTAAAAGGTACACTTGATGTATTCGCAAAGAAAATGTTCGGTGAAGATCGTGAGATTCGCCTAAGACCTAGCTTCTTTCCTTTTACAGAACCATCTGTTGAGGTGGATATTTCTTGTAAAATATGTAGCGGTAAAGGTTGTAACGTATGTAAAGGAACTGGTTGGATTGAAGTATTAGGAGCAGGCATGGTGCATCCGAATGTACTGGAAATGGCTGGTTTTGATTCGAAAAAATACACTGGGTTTGCATTCGGAATGGGTGCAGAAAGAATTGCGATGTTGAAATATGGTGTTGATGATATTCGTCATTATTATACAAATGACATTCGTTTCTTAAAGCAATTCTCTTTACATGAATCATTATAAATAGGGGGACGTATTATTATGTTCGTATCATATAAATGGCTCCAGGAATATGTGGACCTAACTGGAATTTCAGCTAGTGAACTAGCCGATAAAATTACGAAAAGCGGAATTGAAGTTGAGGGTGTTGAAGTCCTTAATGAAGGAATGAAGGGCATTGTGGTTGGTCATGTTGTAGAACGTGAACAGCATCCAAATGCTGATAAATTAAGCAAATGCCAGGTCGACCTTGGTGGAGAAGCGCCTGTCCAAATCATTTGTGGTGCTCCGAATGTTGCAGCAGGTCAAAAGGTGGCTGTTGCGACCGTTGGTGCGGTTCTTCCGGGTAATTTTAAAATAAAAAAAGCAAAGCTGCGCGGAGAAGAATCGAACGGAATGATTTGTTCCTTGCAGGAGCTTGGAATTGAAAGCAAGCTAGTCGCTAAGGAATATTCTGAAGGGATCTTTGTTTTTCCGAATGATACTGAGGTTGGTCAAGATGCGTTGGCTATGTTGAACCGTGACGATCAAATCCTCGAGCTTAGCCTAACACCAAATCGTGCAGATGCATTAAGTATGCTGGGTGTTGCTTATGAGGTAGCTGCTATTTTAGGGAAAGAAGTAACATTACCACAAGCTCAAATCGAAGCTTCAGCCGAAAAAGCAGCTGATTATGTTAAGGTAACAGTTGAAGCAGAGGCTGATAATCCAATTTATACGGCAAAGATTATTAAAAATGTAAAAATTGGCCCATCGCCACTTTGGATGCAAACTCGTCTTATGGCAGCAGGTATTCGTCCACATAACAATGTTGTTGATATTACGAACTATATTTTGCTTGAATATGGTCAACCACTGCATGCGTTCGATTATGATCGCTTTGGTTCAAAAGAAGTGCTAGTTCGTCGTGCGCAGGCTGGAGAAGATATCATTACGTTAGATGATGTAAAGCGGACGTTAGCAGCTGATCATCTTGTCATTACAAACGGCTCCGTTCCTGTTGCATTAGCTGGTGTGATGGGTGGAGCGAACTCTGAAGTTCAGGCAGATACAACAACGGTACTGTTAGAATCGGCCTATTTTACTGGCGGTGTAATCCGCAAAGCATCGAAAGACCATGGCCTGCGCAGTGAAGCAAGCACTCGTTATGAAAAAGGTGTGGATCCTAGCCGCGTCAGAGCCGCGGCAGAACGAGCAGCAGCCTTAATCGCAGAATATGCTGGTGGGGAAGTTCTAGAAGGTACAGTTGAAGTGGATACGTATAAAGAGGGTCCAGCAGTTGTAGCGATTACCCTTGATAAAATTAATTCCGTTATTGGTACACAATTAACAATGGATGAAGTTCAAGATATTTTTAAACGACTTCAATTTGGAGTAGTTGTAGACAATGATTTATTAACGGTTACTGTACCTACTCGTCGTGGTGATATTACGATTGAAGAGGATTTAATTGAAGAAGTTGCTCGTCTTTATGGCTATGATTATTTACCAATGACATTGCCTATCGGTTCATCTAACCCTGGCTATTTAACAGATGTTCAGCAAAAACGTCGAGTAGTGCGTCGCTACTTAGAGGGTGCTGGACTGTATCAAGCTGTTACTTATTCATTAACAAGTGCTGAAAAGGCCGCGCAATTTGCGCTTGAAAAAAGAGAACCAATTCGCCTTGCAATGCCAATGAGTGAAGAGCGTAGTATGCTGCGCTTAAGCCTTGTCCCTCAGCTATTAGAGGGCTTAAAATACAACACAGCTCGTCAAAATGATAGCATTAGCTTGTATGAAGTCGGTGCGGTATTTTTAGCAAATGGAGCTGATGTATTACCTGATGAGCAGGAGCATGTTGCTGGGGCCATTACTGGACTTTGGCATTCACATTTATGGCAAGGAGAAAAGAAACCTGTAGATTTCTTCGTGCTAAAAGGAATTGTCGAAGGAATGTTTGCGAAACTAGGGCTTACGCAGCAGGTGGAGTATCGCCAGGCTGTACTTGATAATATGCACCCAGGTCGTACAGCAGCGGTATTGCTAAATGGTGTTGAAATTGGTTTTATTGGTCAAATTCATCCAAGCTTACAAAAGGAATTGGATTTGAAGGATACGTATGTATTTGAACTATCATTAAGTGCTATATTAGCAGCAACTGTTGAAGCACTAGCATATGAAGTAATTCCTCGTTTCCCATCGATTACAAGAGATATAGCACTCGTGGTTGATACGGAAAGGACAGCTGGTGAATTAGAGCAAATTATCATCGGAGCTGGCGGGGCATTGTTAAAAGATGTTCATGTCTTTGATTTATATGAAGGAGACAAAATGGAGCAGGGTAAAAAGTCGATTGCCTTCTCTTTGAAATACTTTGATCCAGAAAGAACATTAACAGACGAAGATGTAACAAAAGCACATGAAAAGGTGCTAGACGCTGTTAAGGAACAAGCAGACGCAGTATTAAGAGGATAATAACGAACGAAAGTCTGTAGGATGGAGGGACTCAAGCAATCATGTAAATGATTGAATTGAGTCCCTTTTTGTTGGGATTTGACGGATTATGGCTTTCCAGCCTATTCATCTTCATGTTATAGTATAGAGTAGGAATTTGTAGGAAAAGGTGGCAAAAACATTGTCAGGACCTGGGAAAAATCGAACAACAGTAGAAATATTTGGTCAACAATATACCATTGTTGGTACAGAGAGTAACAGCCACATTCGACTTGTTGCCTCGTTGGTAGACGAAAAAATGCGAGAAATTAACGCATCAAACCCGTCACTTGATAGTAGTAAGCTTGCTGTTTTGACTGCTGTAAATGCAGTTAATGATTTAATAAAATTAAAGAATTTATTTGAGCAATATGAGGAAGAAACTGAAAGGTAAAGGTCTAATACATGCTTGATCTTCTCATGATTATTTTATTCATTAGCGGTTTTTTCATTGGTTTAAAAAGAGGCTTTATTTTACAATTCATTCATTTTACTGGGTTTATTATTGCATTTATTGTTGCAAAAATGTATATGGCCGATTTAGCTGAAAAGCTGGTCCTGTGGATTCCGTATCCAAGCTTTAATTCAAGTGCACCTATTGAAATGATTTTTCAGGACGGAAACTTAGAGGATGCTTATTACCGAGGGATTGCCTTTGTTATCGTTTTTTTTGTGGTGAAAATTATTTTACAGGTGATCGGTTCTATGCTTGATTTTATTGCTCATTTACCAATTCTGAAGCAATTTAATTCTATGGCTGGCGGTATTTTAGGGTTCGTCGAGGTGTTCCTGATTACTTTTATTATTTTATATTTCGCTGCTTTGGTTCCAATTGAAGCAATTCAAAACGCACTACATAACTCTATTTTGGCAGAAAGTATGGTTAAACATACTCCGATACTGTCACAGGATATTAAAGAACTTTGGATTGATGTTAAACCATAACTTCTCTGGATCAGAGAAGTTTTTCTGTATTTTATTGGGTATCTTAAAAAGAAAAGCGAGAGTGGCTTGTCTAGCCGCTGCAACTAGACAAAGAAAAGCGAAAGCGACTTGCCCCTAACCTAGTTGATTGGAGCGGAAAAATCAACGGAATAGTTGAACAGAAGGCTGGTGCTAAAAATGAATGTAAATAAGAAGGATATCATCCGTTTATTGGAAACGATTGCAATTTATATGGAATTAAAAGGTGAAAATGCATTTAAAACGGCTGCATTTAGGAAGGCTGCCGCGGCACTAGAGGCTGACGACCGAAGCTTAACCGAAATAACGGATTTTACTGCACTCCCAGGAATAGGGAAGGGTACTGCAGCTGTTATTACTGAATACATCGACACAGCCCAATCTTCAGTTTTACAGGAATTAAAAGAAGAGGTACCTGCTGGTTTAATCCCTTTACTTCAGCTTCCAGGATTGGGAGGCAAAAAAATTGCCAAGCTTTATAAGGAACTTGCGATTGAGAATATAGGTGACCTTGAAGAGGCATGTCGAGAAGGAAAGGTCCAAGCATTAGCGGGCTTTGGTAAAAAAACAGAAGAAAAAATATTAGTCTCGATTTTAGAGGTTGGGAAAAGACCAGATCGGTTACCGATTGCCTTTATGCTGCCAATCGCCGAATCGATTGAAGCAGAATTAGAAAAATTTGCTGGTGTTGAGAAATTTTCGAGAGCGGGTAGCCTGCGCAGAATGCGAGAAACAATAAAAGATCTTGATTTTATTATTGCAACAAAACAACCTGAGAGAATTAAAGAACAGCTTCTCACCCTACCAAATATTAAAGAAACCATTGCTGCTGGAAACACAAAGGTCTCGCTAACATTTGAACTTACTTATGATATTTCGGTAGATTTTCGGATTGTTAGTCCTGAACAGTTTGCTACAACTCTCCACCATTTCACAGGTTCAAAGGATCATAATATCAAAATGAGGCAGCTTGCGAAGGAACGTGGCGAGAAAATCAGTGAGTATGGAGTAGAAAATATCGAATCAGGAGAAATTTCCACCTTCACAAGTGAACAGGAATTTTACGAGCATTTCGGATTGCCATGGATTCCGCCCGAAATTCGTGAGGATGGTTCAGAGGTTGAGCATTTTTCAAAGGATACAGGTCTTATTTCATTAAAGGACATTAAAGGTGACCTTCATATGCATTCTACTTGGAGTGATGGCGCCTATTCGATTGAAGAAATGGTTGATGCTTGCCGGGCGAGAGGCTACCATTATATGGCGATTACCGATCATTCACAATTTTTAAAGGTTGCCAATGGGTTAACTCCGGAAAGACTACGTCAGCAGCTTGAACATATTCGAAAGCTAAATGAACAATATGATGATTTTACCATCCTAGCTGGAGTCGAAATGGATATCCTGCCTGATGGGACTCTTGATTACGATGATGAATTGTTAGCACAAATGGATCTTGTCATTGCTTCAATTCATTCATCCTTTTCACAATCAAAGGAAAAAATCATGGATCGCTTGAAAACGGCGCTTAAGAATGCACATGTAGATATTATCGCTCATCCTACAGGCAGGCTAATTGGCCGAAGAACGGGATATGACGTCGACATTGACATGCTGATTGAGCTAGCGAAAGAAACGAATACAGCCTTAGAGCTAAACGCCAATCCACACCGCTTAGACCTCGCACCTGAAGCCTTGAAAAAGGCACAGGAAGCAGGGGTAATGGTCGTGATTAACACAGATGCCCATAAAATCGATACATTAAGTCATATGGAAATAGGGGTCTCGGTTGCGAAAAAAGGCTGGATTGAAAAGTCATCGGTGCTTAACGCATTGTCACTTGATGAGTTACTTACATTTTTACAACGAAGACAGTAATGGGTGTCTATAAAGGGAGGATCTCTCCATGCACGAACGAGTAATGAGAGTATTAGAATTTGATAAAATAAAAGAGCAATTAGCTGAACATGTATCCTCTTCCTTAGGAAGAGATAAAGCAGTGAAATTAACGCCTTCTTCTGACTTTGCTGAGGTTGTAAGGCTTCAAGAGGAAACAGATGAAGCAGCAAATGTATTGCGGATTAAAGGGAATATTCCGCTTGGTGGCATCTTTGATATAAGGGCTCATATTAAGCGAGCAGCGATTGGCGGGATGTTAAGTCCATATGAACTAATGCAGGTGGCAAGCACGGTCCATGCCAGTCGGCAAATGAAGCGGTTTATTGAGGCTGTGTCGGAAGAAGAAATAAGCATTCCAATTTTAGTGGACTATGCAGAACAAATCATCGTTTTAGCAGAGCTTGAAGAATCAATTAAAATGGCAATTGATGATAATGGTGAGGTGCTAGACGGAGCAAGTGAGGTACTCCGCTCCTTAAGACATCAGCTTCGTACTAAGGAAGCAAGAGTCCGTGAAAAGCTAGAGAGCATGATTCGGTCTTCCAATGCATCGAAAATGCTGTCAGATGCGATTATCACGATCAGAAATGATCGCTTCGTCATCCCGGTTAAACAGGAGTATCGCAGTCATTACGGCGGGATGATCCATGATCAAAGTGCTTCAGGTCAAACATTATTTATTGAGCCGCAAATGGTAGTAGAATTAAATAATGAGCTTCAAGGGATTCGCATCAAAGAGGAACAGGAAATTCAACGAATCCTTATTGAATTAACTGTTAAGGTGGCAGAACAACAGCCCGAGTTAGAAACAATCGTTGATATATTAACCGAGCTCGATTTTATGTTTGCGAAAGCGCGTTATGCAAAGAAAATAAAAGCATCTAAGCCGTTGATGAATAATGAGGGTAGAATATCCTTAAATAAAGCTCGCCATCCGCTGATTCCAATTGATGAAGTAGTCGCCAATGACATGAATATTGGGATTGATTTTACAACGATTGTTATCACAGGACCCAATACAGGCGGAAAAACGGTCACGTTAAAAACGGTTGGCCTTTGTACTCTTATGGCACAAGCCGGCTTACAGGTTCCAGCCTATGATGGTTCGGAAATGGCAGTTTTTGATGAGGTTTATGCTGATATCGGTGATGAACAATCGATTGAGCAGAGCTTAAGTACTTTCTCGTCTCATATGGTTAATATTGTCGAAATCCTAAAATCTGTTCATTATAATAGTCTCGTCCTATTTGATGAGCTTGGTGCGGGAACAGACCCACAGGAAGGGGCGGCGCTGGCGATTTCAATCCTCGATGAGGTATATAAGCGAGGAGCTAGGGTTATTGCGACAACCCACTATCCTGAATTAAAGGCA
The DNA window shown above is from Bacillus sp. T3 and carries:
- the sspI gene encoding small acid-soluble spore protein SspI; the encoded protein is MNLNLRHAIIQNVSGNSQDELRDTIVDAIQNGEEKMLPGLGVLFEVIWQTASEDDRVEMLQMLESGLKK
- the pheS gene encoding phenylalanine--tRNA ligase subunit alpha, producing the protein MQERLQELQTEALEKIEQAANLKELNDIRVSYLGKKGPITEVLRGMGKLSAEERPKMGALVNEVREEIASKIEAKQQHLEAAAINERLAAETIDVTLPGRPVKTGNHHPLTRIIEEIEDLFVGMGYTIAEGPEVESDYYNFEALNLPKGHPARDMQDSFYITEDILLRTHTSPMQARTMEKKQGKGPVKIICPGKVYRRDNDDATHSHQFMQIEGLVVDENIRMSDLKGTLDVFAKKMFGEDREIRLRPSFFPFTEPSVEVDISCKICSGKGCNVCKGTGWIEVLGAGMVHPNVLEMAGFDSKKYTGFAFGMGAERIAMLKYGVDDIRHYYTNDIRFLKQFSLHESL
- the pheT gene encoding phenylalanine--tRNA ligase subunit beta encodes the protein MFVSYKWLQEYVDLTGISASELADKITKSGIEVEGVEVLNEGMKGIVVGHVVEREQHPNADKLSKCQVDLGGEAPVQIICGAPNVAAGQKVAVATVGAVLPGNFKIKKAKLRGEESNGMICSLQELGIESKLVAKEYSEGIFVFPNDTEVGQDALAMLNRDDQILELSLTPNRADALSMLGVAYEVAAILGKEVTLPQAQIEASAEKAADYVKVTVEAEADNPIYTAKIIKNVKIGPSPLWMQTRLMAAGIRPHNNVVDITNYILLEYGQPLHAFDYDRFGSKEVLVRRAQAGEDIITLDDVKRTLAADHLVITNGSVPVALAGVMGGANSEVQADTTTVLLESAYFTGGVIRKASKDHGLRSEASTRYEKGVDPSRVRAAAERAAALIAEYAGGEVLEGTVEVDTYKEGPAVVAITLDKINSVIGTQLTMDEVQDIFKRLQFGVVVDNDLLTVTVPTRRGDITIEEDLIEEVARLYGYDYLPMTLPIGSSNPGYLTDVQQKRRVVRRYLEGAGLYQAVTYSLTSAEKAAQFALEKREPIRLAMPMSEERSMLRLSLVPQLLEGLKYNTARQNDSISLYEVGAVFLANGADVLPDEQEHVAGAITGLWHSHLWQGEKKPVDFFVLKGIVEGMFAKLGLTQQVEYRQAVLDNMHPGRTAAVLLNGVEIGFIGQIHPSLQKELDLKDTYVFELSLSAILAATVEALAYEVIPRFPSITRDIALVVDTERTAGELEQIIIGAGGALLKDVHVFDLYEGDKMEQGKKSIAFSLKYFDPERTLTDEDVTKAHEKVLDAVKEQADAVLRG
- the zapA gene encoding cell division protein ZapA, giving the protein MSGPGKNRTTVEIFGQQYTIVGTESNSHIRLVASLVDEKMREINASNPSLDSSKLAVLTAVNAVNDLIKLKNLFEQYEEETER
- a CDS encoding CvpA family protein; this encodes MLDLLMIILFISGFFIGLKRGFILQFIHFTGFIIAFIVAKMYMADLAEKLVLWIPYPSFNSSAPIEMIFQDGNLEDAYYRGIAFVIVFFVVKIILQVIGSMLDFIAHLPILKQFNSMAGGILGFVEVFLITFIILYFAALVPIEAIQNALHNSILAESMVKHTPILSQDIKELWIDVKP
- the polX gene encoding DNA polymerase/3'-5' exonuclease PolX codes for the protein MNVNKKDIIRLLETIAIYMELKGENAFKTAAFRKAAAALEADDRSLTEITDFTALPGIGKGTAAVITEYIDTAQSSVLQELKEEVPAGLIPLLQLPGLGGKKIAKLYKELAIENIGDLEEACREGKVQALAGFGKKTEEKILVSILEVGKRPDRLPIAFMLPIAESIEAELEKFAGVEKFSRAGSLRRMRETIKDLDFIIATKQPERIKEQLLTLPNIKETIAAGNTKVSLTFELTYDISVDFRIVSPEQFATTLHHFTGSKDHNIKMRQLAKERGEKISEYGVENIESGEISTFTSEQEFYEHFGLPWIPPEIREDGSEVEHFSKDTGLISLKDIKGDLHMHSTWSDGAYSIEEMVDACRARGYHYMAITDHSQFLKVANGLTPERLRQQLEHIRKLNEQYDDFTILAGVEMDILPDGTLDYDDELLAQMDLVIASIHSSFSQSKEKIMDRLKTALKNAHVDIIAHPTGRLIGRRTGYDVDIDMLIELAKETNTALELNANPHRLDLAPEALKKAQEAGVMVVINTDAHKIDTLSHMEIGVSVAKKGWIEKSSVLNALSLDELLTFLQRRQ
- a CDS encoding endonuclease MutS2, with product MHERVMRVLEFDKIKEQLAEHVSSSLGRDKAVKLTPSSDFAEVVRLQEETDEAANVLRIKGNIPLGGIFDIRAHIKRAAIGGMLSPYELMQVASTVHASRQMKRFIEAVSEEEISIPILVDYAEQIIVLAELEESIKMAIDDNGEVLDGASEVLRSLRHQLRTKEARVREKLESMIRSSNASKMLSDAIITIRNDRFVIPVKQEYRSHYGGMIHDQSASGQTLFIEPQMVVELNNELQGIRIKEEQEIQRILIELTVKVAEQQPELETIVDILTELDFMFAKARYAKKIKASKPLMNNEGRISLNKARHPLIPIDEVVANDMNIGIDFTTIVITGPNTGGKTVTLKTVGLCTLMAQAGLQVPAYDGSEMAVFDEVYADIGDEQSIEQSLSTFSSHMVNIVEILKSVHYNSLVLFDELGAGTDPQEGAALAISILDEVYKRGARVIATTHYPELKAYGYNREGVSNASVEFDVETLSPTYKLLIGVPGRSNAFEISRRLGLNESVIENARSHISADTNQIENMIASLENSRRQAESERDEAHDYLQDAERLHKDLQKEMIEFYEHKDRMFEKASEEASELIENAKAEAEKIIRDLRKMRIEKQAEVKEHELIEARRKLEEAAPPKIVKKSAVKAANKKHTLSPGDEVKVISFGQKGTLIAKKSDGLWEVQIGILKMKVEESDLEYLGSPKQEQKRHLATVKGRDYHVSLELDLRGERYENALMRVEKYIDDALLAAYPRVSIIHGKGTGALRQGVQEYLKNHRSVKRIRFGDAGEGGTGVTIVEFK